In Spirosoma aureum, a single genomic region encodes these proteins:
- a CDS encoding porin family protein — MKRIVLSRVIAFAFTLFAVQTSFAQVQIGIRGGANWGFASKPDFLGSLTPSLHPSAGPTGAIFLDIPVSDRVSFRPEVAYVQKGFVVKEGLDLNFGGFTLPLGARIAYQSQTIEIPLLAKINLSDGAVQPYLIAGPAVSYALDGRVRTRATALITTQPIDVDVNYGNMLNRWDVGAVGGLGLSMDAGVGKFFIEGRYTHGFTRQVQVPVVNINTRNRGVAVSLGYSFPIGGY; from the coding sequence ATGAAACGTATTGTGCTTTCCCGTGTTATTGCGTTTGCCTTTACCCTATTCGCTGTTCAAACATCATTTGCTCAGGTTCAGATCGGTATCCGGGGCGGTGCCAACTGGGGCTTTGCGTCCAAACCCGATTTTCTGGGTAGTCTCACACCAAGTCTACACCCTTCGGCTGGCCCAACCGGCGCCATTTTTTTAGATATTCCAGTTAGTGACCGTGTATCATTCCGTCCTGAAGTGGCTTATGTACAAAAAGGTTTCGTTGTTAAAGAGGGGCTGGACCTTAATTTTGGTGGATTTACGCTACCCCTGGGTGCTCGGATTGCCTATCAGTCACAAACCATCGAGATCCCTTTACTGGCTAAAATTAACCTATCCGACGGTGCAGTTCAGCCTTACCTGATTGCTGGCCCTGCTGTGAGTTACGCGCTCGATGGCCGTGTCCGTACCCGTGCAACGGCGCTCATTACAACCCAGCCTATCGATGTCGACGTTAATTATGGTAACATGCTGAATCGCTGGGATGTTGGTGCTGTTGGTGGCTTAGGTTTATCAATGGACGCTGGGGTTGGTAAGTTCTTCATTGAAGGCCGCTACACGCATGGGTTCACCCGCCAGGTACAAGTTCCAGTCGTTAACATCAATACGCGTAACCGGGGCGTTGCCGTATCGCTGGGCTATTCATTTCCAATCGGCGGCTATTGA
- a CDS encoding inorganic phosphate transporter → MFGLETDVFILLFISLFAACAFEFVNGFHDTANAVATVIYTNSLKPTAAVVWSGICNFTGVLLGGIGVAMGIVNLLPVELLVDQNVYHSVAMVLALLLSAIIWNLGTWYFGLPSSSSHTLIGSILGVGLAFSTMPDNKAGSAVNWEKAIETGEALLLSPLLGFSLAIVLMFVLRRSVPEDVKGQLFKEPKKNSLPPSWIRGVLIATCSLVSFFHGSNDGQKGVGLIMLILIGIVPFHFAVQPDLDPRLMQPNITGIEQTIAALDSNQLAPINRDRLARTRIELAELKVMVNAPLVDNKIPKEERLNVRRDLLLINSNMNKIAEDEGANLSASQLAVMKKSLSEENGLRRFTDYAPLWVILMIALSLGLGTMIGWRRIVVTVGEKIGKQHLTYAQGASAELVAASMIGLASALKLPVSTTHVLSSGIAGSMVASKGVKNLQAGTIRNIALAWVLTLPVSMLLAFTLYLLFRWIL, encoded by the coding sequence ATGTTTGGATTAGAAACGGATGTTTTTATCCTCCTCTTTATCAGCTTATTCGCTGCCTGTGCTTTCGAATTTGTTAACGGTTTCCACGATACGGCCAATGCCGTTGCCACTGTCATTTATACCAATTCACTGAAGCCAACGGCGGCCGTTGTGTGGTCAGGAATATGCAATTTTACCGGTGTTTTGCTGGGCGGTATTGGCGTTGCAATGGGTATTGTAAACTTGTTGCCGGTCGAATTACTGGTCGACCAGAACGTTTATCACAGTGTTGCTATGGTACTGGCCTTGTTGCTGAGTGCCATCATCTGGAACCTAGGAACCTGGTATTTCGGACTGCCAAGTTCAAGTTCTCATACCCTGATCGGATCGATTCTGGGCGTAGGTCTGGCTTTTTCTACCATGCCTGATAATAAAGCTGGATCGGCTGTAAACTGGGAAAAAGCGATTGAAACAGGCGAAGCACTGCTATTGTCTCCTCTATTGGGCTTTAGCCTGGCCATTGTATTGATGTTTGTGTTACGTCGATCGGTGCCCGAGGATGTGAAAGGTCAGCTTTTCAAGGAGCCAAAGAAAAATAGTCTTCCACCTTCCTGGATTCGTGGTGTCCTGATTGCAACCTGTTCGCTGGTTAGTTTCTTTCATGGCAGCAATGACGGTCAAAAGGGAGTGGGCCTGATCATGTTGATTCTGATCGGTATTGTTCCCTTTCATTTTGCCGTACAGCCCGATCTTGATCCGCGTCTGATGCAACCAAATATTACGGGTATCGAACAAACGATCGCAGCGCTGGATTCAAATCAACTGGCGCCCATAAACCGTGATCGCCTGGCGCGTACCCGTATTGAACTGGCCGAACTGAAGGTGATGGTCAATGCTCCGCTTGTCGACAATAAAATTCCCAAGGAAGAACGTTTGAATGTTCGGCGCGATTTGCTGCTAATCAATAGCAACATGAATAAAATTGCGGAAGACGAAGGGGCCAACCTTAGCGCGAGCCAACTGGCGGTCATGAAAAAGAGTCTGAGCGAAGAAAACGGTTTGCGTCGTTTTACCGACTATGCTCCGTTGTGGGTAATTCTAATGATTGCTCTTTCGCTGGGCCTTGGTACGATGATCGGCTGGCGCCGGATTGTGGTAACCGTAGGCGAAAAAATTGGTAAGCAGCATTTAACGTATGCACAGGGCGCTTCGGCCGAACTGGTCGCTGCCAGTATGATTGGGTTAGCATCGGCGTTAAAACTGCCAGTTAGTACCACTCATGTTCTCTCCTCGGGTATTGCTGGAAGTATGGTTGCCAGCAAAGGTGTCAAAAATCTTCAGGCGGGTACCATTCGGAATATTGCTTTAGCGTGGGTATTGACGCTACCCGTTTCCATGCTATTGGCCTTCACACTTTACCTTTTATTCCGCTGGATTCTTTAA
- the prfA gene encoding peptide chain release factor 1 gives MLDQLEAISERFDEVAQQIVQPEAVSDQKRFMKLSKEYKDLEKIVVQYQAYKQLLEEIENAKQIISTEKDEDFREMAKAELDELLPRRETLEETLKEMLIPKDPNDSKNVILEIRGGTGGDEAAIFAGDLFRMYQRFCEKMGWRMSLVDYTEGTSGGYKEIITEIEGEDVYGKLKFESGVHRVQRVPATETQGRIHTSAASVAVLPEAEEVDVDLNMNDIRKDTFCSSGAGGQSVNTTYSAVRLTHIPTGLVVQCQDERSQLKNFDKALTVLRSRLYEIELQKHNEAIASQRKTMVGSGDRSDKIRTYNYPQSRVTDHRIGLTVYNLPAVMDGDIGDFIEQLRIAENAERLKEGAAA, from the coding sequence ATGCTTGATCAGTTAGAAGCCATTAGCGAACGCTTCGACGAAGTAGCTCAGCAAATCGTGCAGCCCGAGGCCGTTTCGGACCAGAAACGGTTCATGAAACTGAGCAAAGAATATAAAGATTTGGAAAAGATCGTTGTGCAGTATCAAGCCTACAAGCAACTGCTCGAAGAGATCGAAAACGCCAAACAAATCATTTCTACCGAAAAAGATGAAGACTTTCGGGAAATGGCAAAAGCCGAATTAGATGAACTGCTGCCACGCCGGGAAACGCTGGAGGAGACGCTGAAGGAAATGCTGATTCCGAAAGATCCCAACGACAGCAAAAACGTCATTCTGGAAATCCGGGGCGGCACCGGTGGCGACGAAGCGGCTATTTTTGCCGGTGACCTGTTCCGAATGTACCAGCGATTCTGCGAAAAAATGGGCTGGCGAATGTCGCTCGTCGATTATACAGAAGGCACATCGGGGGGCTACAAAGAAATTATCACCGAAATCGAGGGAGAAGATGTATACGGCAAGCTGAAGTTTGAGTCGGGGGTTCACCGCGTACAACGCGTACCCGCCACCGAAACTCAGGGCCGGATTCATACATCGGCGGCCAGCGTAGCCGTGCTGCCCGAAGCCGAAGAGGTTGATGTTGACTTGAACATGAACGACATTCGGAAAGATACGTTCTGTTCATCGGGTGCGGGTGGTCAGTCAGTAAACACAACGTATTCAGCTGTTCGTCTGACTCACATTCCAACGGGGCTTGTTGTGCAGTGTCAGGATGAGCGTTCACAGTTGAAAAACTTCGATAAAGCATTGACCGTTCTACGCTCGCGGCTCTACGAAATTGAGTTGCAGAAACACAATGAAGCTATTGCATCGCAACGCAAAACAATGGTGGGTAGTGGCGACCGTTCCGACAAAATCAGAACCTATAACTACCCACAAAGCCGGGTTACTGATCACCGCATTGGCCTGACGGTTTATAACCTTCCTGCCGTCATGGATGGCGACATTGGCGACTTTATCGAACAACTTCGCATTGCCGAAAACGCCGAGCGACTGAAAGAAGGTGCAGCCGCATAG
- a CDS encoding GatB/YqeY domain-containing protein, with amino-acid sequence MALKQQIDADIKQAMLAKNQDKLRALRAIKSMILLEETKEGGTGELKPEEETRILTKAVKQRKDSADIYRQQNRADLLATEETEIAIIEQYLPKQLSEDELKEKLQAIITRIGASAPSDMGKVMGVATKELAGQTDGKAISAAVKQLLQ; translated from the coding sequence ATGGCTCTGAAACAACAAATTGACGCTGATATCAAGCAGGCTATGCTGGCCAAAAATCAGGATAAACTCCGGGCTTTGCGTGCAATTAAGTCCATGATTTTGCTTGAAGAAACCAAAGAAGGTGGCACCGGCGAACTTAAACCCGAAGAAGAAACCCGAATTCTGACCAAAGCGGTGAAGCAGCGGAAAGATTCTGCCGATATCTACCGTCAGCAGAATCGGGCAGATTTGCTGGCAACGGAGGAGACGGAAATCGCCATTATCGAACAATATCTACCGAAACAGCTTTCGGAAGACGAATTGAAGGAGAAGCTCCAGGCAATTATCACGCGCATTGGCGCTTCGGCCCCTTCGGATATGGGAAAAGTAATGGGAGTAGCGACCAAAGAGCTGGCTGGTCAGACCGACGGGAAAGCTATTTCTGCAGCAGTTAAGCAACTTTTACAATAA
- a CDS encoding lysophospholipid acyltransferase family protein, whose amino-acid sequence MKYIKPTKFSYLPKFLMPLDLLGIFERDPFGNSLLVRRMLIGIVGWLTYARYTVVNRIQIEGTENLENLPINNVLFLSNHQTYFADVIAFFHIFCAVKWGFQNTMLPPLYLLGPRARQYYVAASETMKKGIVPRIFSAGGALTIERSWRAEGREVQRSVDTSANDKIAKALAHGWVVSFPQGTTSPYAPVRKGTGHLIKNNEPIVIPVVINGFRRAFDKKGLRFKKRNTLLTVKFKAPLLVSPDDTVDDIVAKVRHAIEQDAPEWVK is encoded by the coding sequence ATGAAATACATAAAGCCTACTAAATTTAGCTACTTGCCTAAGTTTCTGATGCCTTTAGACCTGCTCGGCATTTTTGAGCGAGATCCGTTTGGCAACTCACTTCTGGTTAGACGTATGCTGATTGGTATTGTTGGCTGGCTTACCTATGCTCGTTACACAGTCGTCAATCGAATTCAGATTGAGGGAACCGAAAATTTAGAAAACTTACCGATCAACAACGTCCTCTTCCTGTCGAACCACCAGACTTATTTTGCCGACGTTATTGCCTTCTTCCATATCTTCTGCGCCGTTAAATGGGGATTCCAGAATACGATGCTACCGCCGTTGTATCTTCTTGGGCCCCGAGCCCGGCAATACTACGTGGCGGCATCAGAAACGATGAAGAAAGGAATTGTGCCCAGAATTTTTTCGGCGGGAGGTGCTTTAACGATTGAACGCTCCTGGCGTGCTGAAGGGCGCGAAGTACAGCGGTCGGTAGACACGTCAGCTAACGATAAAATCGCTAAAGCATTGGCTCATGGCTGGGTGGTTAGCTTCCCACAAGGAACAACGAGTCCTTACGCTCCGGTCCGGAAAGGGACCGGACATCTTATCAAAAACAACGAGCCAATCGTAATTCCGGTAGTTATCAACGGTTTCCGCCGGGCCTTCGATAAGAAAGGGCTGAGGTTTAAAAAGCGCAATACTTTATTAACCGTAAAGTTTAAAGCGCCACTTCTGGTAAGCCCCGACGATACCGTCGACGATATTGTGGCCAAAGTTCGGCATGCCATCGAACAGGATGCGCCAGAATGGGTGAAATAG
- a CDS encoding DUF3050 domain-containing protein produces the protein MNEQLNFLSDRIEPLRQQLTNHPLYASVRSIDDLRLFMQSHVWAVWDFMSLLKALQRNLTCVDVPWRPIGNPETRYLINEIVVGEESDVDPDGNRLSHFELYLKAMNEAGAATHQIDALISELTHGQTINEALSNVSLPDGSRQFVNFTFDLIKKGQLHEIAAVFTFGREDLIPDLFIALVRQLRDQSPERLGLFTYYLERHIEVDGDHHSHLAKAMTAELCGSDTQRWNEATLAVEAALVARIALWDSVYEQISLAEPA, from the coding sequence ATGAATGAGCAACTAAATTTTTTGTCGGACCGCATCGAGCCGCTTCGTCAACAACTAACCAATCATCCGTTATACGCTTCGGTACGTAGCATCGACGATCTGCGGCTGTTCATGCAGTCGCATGTCTGGGCTGTCTGGGATTTCATGTCGCTGTTAAAGGCTCTACAGCGTAATTTAACCTGCGTAGATGTTCCCTGGAGGCCGATCGGCAATCCCGAAACACGGTATCTGATCAACGAAATCGTTGTTGGAGAAGAAAGCGACGTCGACCCGGACGGGAATCGACTCAGCCATTTTGAGCTTTACCTGAAGGCAATGAATGAGGCTGGTGCTGCTACTCATCAGATCGACGCCCTCATAAGCGAACTAACCCATGGCCAAACCATCAATGAAGCGCTTTCAAACGTGAGCTTGCCGGATGGGAGCCGTCAATTTGTCAATTTTACGTTTGACTTAATCAAAAAAGGCCAATTGCATGAAATTGCGGCTGTATTTACGTTTGGACGTGAAGACCTGATACCCGACCTGTTTATTGCTCTTGTCCGACAACTGCGCGATCAGTCACCCGAACGGCTTGGCCTTTTTACGTATTACCTCGAACGACATATTGAAGTCGACGGCGACCATCATTCGCATTTAGCCAAAGCCATGACGGCCGAACTTTGCGGATCTGATACACAACGCTGGAACGAAGCTACGCTAGCCGTTGAAGCTGCTCTAGTTGCCCGAATTGCTTTATGGGATAGTGTTTACGAACAGATCTCACTTGCAGAACCGGCGTAA
- the mnmH gene encoding tRNA 2-selenouridine(34) synthase MnmH, with product MVHQLSVEEFLDKAQTVPVIDVRSPGEYDHAHIPGAISIPLFDNDERAQVGTKYKNAGKDAAVLLGLDLVGPKLAGFVKQSKKLNPQTKEVLVHCWRGGMRSGSFAWLLDTAGLTASTLAGGYKAYRNDVLAAFTEPRPLLILGGKTGSGKTEILKALAQEGEQIIDLEALAHHKGSTYGAIGQAAQPATEQFENVLYENWRQLNPNRRIWLEDESRNIGSCFIPMALWQQMRSAQVAFVDMPKEIRICRLVSEYTGIDHGLLIAATERIRKRLGGKVTKEALDALAHHDYATVADLTLDYYDKAYLHGLSQRDSTMVHSLSVQADNPVETAKQLINWANSL from the coding sequence ATGGTTCATCAGCTATCGGTCGAAGAATTTTTAGATAAGGCGCAAACCGTTCCCGTTATCGATGTTCGGTCACCGGGCGAATACGACCATGCTCATATTCCGGGAGCGATCAGTATTCCGCTGTTCGACAATGACGAGCGGGCACAGGTTGGTACAAAATACAAGAATGCCGGTAAAGATGCAGCCGTTCTGCTAGGTCTTGATTTAGTGGGTCCCAAGCTGGCAGGATTCGTTAAACAGTCGAAAAAGCTTAATCCGCAAACCAAAGAAGTGTTGGTCCATTGCTGGCGGGGTGGTATGCGCAGCGGCTCTTTTGCCTGGCTTCTCGACACCGCAGGACTAACTGCTTCGACGCTGGCGGGTGGCTATAAAGCCTATCGTAACGACGTGCTGGCTGCTTTTACGGAACCCCGTCCCCTCCTCATTCTGGGCGGCAAAACAGGTAGCGGCAAAACCGAGATTCTGAAAGCACTGGCACAAGAGGGCGAACAAATTATTGACCTCGAAGCGTTAGCGCATCACAAAGGGTCAACATACGGTGCTATCGGGCAGGCGGCTCAGCCCGCTACCGAACAATTCGAGAACGTCTTATATGAGAATTGGCGGCAACTAAATCCCAATCGGCGGATCTGGCTTGAAGACGAGAGCCGAAACATTGGTTCCTGCTTTATTCCAATGGCGCTTTGGCAGCAGATGCGATCCGCTCAGGTAGCTTTTGTCGACATGCCTAAAGAAATTCGGATTTGCCGACTGGTTTCCGAATATACGGGCATAGATCATGGGCTACTCATTGCGGCAACGGAACGGATTCGGAAACGACTGGGTGGAAAAGTAACAAAAGAGGCACTTGATGCTCTTGCTCACCACGACTACGCCACGGTTGCCGATCTGACGCTCGATTACTATGATAAAGCCTATCTACATGGTTTATCGCAGCGTGATTCAACAATGGTTCATTCATTGTCGGTACAAGCCGACAATCCAGTCGAAACAGCGAAACAGCTCATTAACTGGGCCAACTCCCTATAG
- a CDS encoding CvpA family protein translates to MIIPLVWGAFNGYRKGLLVEIVAVIAFVVAMIVGFKFLAFGIELLSPYISRELARKLLPWLGFSVIFFPTVFMINQMGFALRRSLKYTLLGTFDSVAGAAVGLFTWVFGISVILWLFSYMGVRIPPRQTEGAFLYAYIRPVAPQIMDKAAVWVPKGLETGKKLSERMSN, encoded by the coding sequence ATGATCATTCCCCTGGTCTGGGGGGCTTTTAATGGTTACCGCAAGGGTCTCCTGGTGGAGATTGTTGCGGTCATTGCGTTTGTTGTGGCCATGATCGTTGGGTTCAAGTTTCTGGCCTTTGGCATCGAATTGCTGAGTCCGTACATCAGTCGCGAACTGGCACGTAAACTGTTGCCCTGGCTGGGATTTTCGGTGATCTTTTTTCCTACTGTGTTCATGATCAACCAGATGGGCTTTGCGCTCCGTCGCTCCCTGAAATATACACTCCTGGGAACGTTCGATAGTGTGGCAGGGGCAGCTGTTGGTCTTTTTACGTGGGTGTTTGGAATTAGTGTAATCCTTTGGTTGTTCAGCTATATGGGTGTCAGAATACCCCCCCGCCAGACCGAAGGCGCCTTTTTGTATGCGTACATTCGGCCAGTTGCTCCTCAAATAATGGACAAAGCTGCTGTTTGGGTACCTAAAGGGCTGGAAACAGGGAAGAAATTAAGTGAGCGAATGAGCAACTGA
- a CDS encoding RluA family pseudouridine synthase: MNKKPFQVIYEDNHLLIVNKEPGILVQGDRTGDTTLLEVLKQYVKEKYEKPGEVFLGLVHRLDRPVSGLVVFARTSKALERMNEIFRKRQVQKTYWAVVRHKPPKNTDKLVNWLIKDEQKNQVTVYDYEVPGSQKAELSYRVMGKINEHYLLEVNPITGRPHQIRSQLAHMGSPIRGDVKYGYDRAVADKKIYLHARRLYFIHPVKKEPLICKAGLPNDPFWEEFLELDDENYKDKNMDFIFE; encoded by the coding sequence ATGAATAAGAAACCATTTCAGGTAATTTACGAAGACAATCACCTATTGATTGTTAATAAAGAGCCGGGGATTCTGGTTCAGGGTGACCGCACTGGCGATACTACCCTGCTGGAAGTACTGAAGCAGTACGTAAAAGAGAAATACGAAAAACCCGGTGAAGTATTTCTGGGTTTAGTACACCGGCTCGATCGGCCGGTAAGTGGACTGGTTGTATTTGCCCGGACATCAAAAGCGCTGGAACGGATGAACGAAATCTTCCGTAAACGTCAGGTACAAAAGACCTACTGGGCAGTCGTTCGGCACAAGCCACCCAAAAATACCGATAAACTGGTTAACTGGCTCATTAAAGATGAGCAGAAGAACCAGGTAACGGTTTATGACTATGAAGTTCCTGGCTCCCAGAAAGCCGAACTATCGTATCGCGTAATGGGCAAAATCAATGAGCATTATCTGCTCGAAGTAAACCCGATTACGGGTCGGCCGCATCAGATTCGCTCGCAGTTGGCGCATATGGGCAGCCCCATTCGGGGCGATGTTAAATATGGGTATGATCGGGCTGTTGCCGACAAAAAGATCTATCTCCATGCCCGTCGGCTGTATTTCATTCATCCGGTCAAAAAAGAGCCACTCATCTGTAAGGCAGGCTTACCTAATGATCCTTTCTGGGAAGAGTTTCTGGAATTGGATGATGAAAATTATAAAGATAAAAACATGGATTTTATTTTCGAATAA
- a CDS encoding pyridoxine 5'-phosphate synthase, with protein sequence MTRLSVNINKIATIRNARGGNNPNLVQVALDCERFGAQGITVHPRPDERHIRYQDVLDLKEVVTTEFNIEGNPDERFIELVKRVKPEQVTLVPDAPDAITSNAGWDTIRHADHLRRLVDTFQSDGIRVSIFVDADERMVEGAKAVGSDRIELYTEPYAAHYVDNRDMAIAPFVRAARKANELGIELNAGHDLSLENLRFFDEQIPGLKEVSIGHALICDALYFGLENTIQMYLRCLSSEAPGGLAGLH encoded by the coding sequence ATGACTCGTTTAAGCGTTAATATCAACAAAATTGCCACGATTCGAAATGCGCGGGGTGGCAACAATCCGAATCTTGTACAGGTGGCTCTTGACTGTGAGCGCTTTGGTGCTCAGGGCATTACGGTGCATCCCCGCCCCGACGAGCGCCATATCCGCTATCAGGACGTACTGGATTTGAAAGAGGTAGTTACTACTGAATTCAACATTGAAGGCAATCCCGACGAGCGATTTATCGAGCTGGTAAAACGTGTGAAACCTGAACAGGTAACCCTCGTTCCGGATGCGCCCGATGCCATAACGTCGAATGCCGGTTGGGATACGATCCGCCATGCCGATCATCTTCGCCGGTTGGTCGACACCTTCCAATCAGATGGTATTCGCGTTTCTATTTTCGTAGATGCCGACGAGCGTATGGTCGAGGGAGCCAAGGCGGTCGGTTCCGACCGAATTGAATTATACACGGAACCCTATGCTGCCCATTATGTCGACAATCGCGACATGGCCATTGCCCCTTTTGTGAGGGCGGCCCGCAAAGCCAACGAATTGGGTATTGAACTCAACGCCGGACACGATTTGAGTCTGGAAAATCTGCGTTTCTTTGACGAACAGATACCCGGCCTCAAAGAAGTGTCTATCGGTCATGCCTTGATCTGTGATGCGCTCTACTTTGGGCTTGAGAATACGATCCAGATGTATTTACGCTGTCTATCGTCTGAAGCGCCGGGCGGCCTCGCAGGCTTACATTGA
- the rlmN gene encoding 23S rRNA (adenine(2503)-C(2))-methyltransferase RlmN, whose product MKQDIRKLTAAQLKDWLAQHGEQGFRAKQVHEWLWKKSAQSFEQMTNLSLPTRELLKTHFEIRPLTVDQQQRSNDGTIKSSFRLFDGNLVEGVLIPALRNDDVDRMTACVSSQVGCSLTCKFCATGYMDRKRNLDAAEIYDQVVAIDRQARENYDAPLSNIVYMGMGEPLLNYKNVLESVDRITSPDGLGMSPKRITVSTAGIAKMIRQLGDDAVKFNLALSLHAANDQKRNQIMPINESNTLQALGDALGYFYKKTGTRITFEYILFYNFNDTLQDAQELWKFTKRVPAKINIIEYNPIAEANFKNTDPQSLDKFAGFLDDKGVTVNVRRSRGKDIDAACGQLAGKK is encoded by the coding sequence ATGAAACAAGACATTCGCAAACTTACAGCCGCTCAATTGAAAGACTGGCTGGCGCAACATGGCGAACAGGGATTCAGGGCGAAGCAAGTTCATGAATGGCTCTGGAAAAAATCAGCTCAGTCGTTTGAGCAGATGACCAATCTGTCACTGCCAACGCGTGAATTATTAAAAACTCACTTCGAAATTCGGCCTCTAACTGTCGATCAGCAACAGCGAAGTAATGACGGCACCATCAAATCGTCGTTTCGGCTGTTCGATGGCAATCTGGTCGAGGGCGTGCTGATTCCTGCTCTCCGTAACGATGATGTGGACCGTATGACAGCCTGCGTATCAAGCCAGGTTGGTTGTTCGCTGACGTGTAAATTCTGCGCGACGGGTTACATGGACCGCAAACGCAACCTTGATGCTGCCGAAATTTATGATCAGGTGGTGGCTATCGACCGGCAGGCCAGGGAAAACTATGACGCACCGCTGTCTAACATCGTCTACATGGGCATGGGCGAACCGCTGCTGAATTATAAAAACGTGCTGGAATCGGTCGATCGAATTACATCGCCCGATGGGTTGGGTATGTCGCCCAAGCGGATCACGGTGTCGACGGCGGGAATTGCCAAAATGATCAGGCAACTCGGTGATGATGCGGTGAAATTTAATCTGGCCCTGTCGCTACACGCGGCCAATGACCAGAAGCGCAATCAGATAATGCCCATCAATGAAAGCAATACGCTTCAGGCTCTGGGTGATGCGCTGGGCTATTTTTACAAAAAAACGGGTACTCGTATTACGTTTGAATACATCCTGTTTTACAATTTTAATGATACCCTACAGGACGCGCAGGAGCTTTGGAAGTTTACAAAACGGGTTCCGGCAAAAATCAATATTATCGAATACAATCCTATTGCAGAGGCTAATTTCAAGAATACAGATCCGCAATCGTTGGATAAATTCGCTGGTTTTCTGGATGATAAGGGCGTAACCGTAAATGTCCGCCGTAGTCGGGGTAAAGACATCGATGCGGCCTGTGGACAGCTGGCTGGCAAAAAGTAG
- a CDS encoding RNA polymerase sigma factor, protein MSRRLPSEEAQQLWQEYRAGDMYALAKIMQSYYADLFHWGMRLHGDREFVKDCIQELFVNLWKMQASINSVGNVRSYLLVVLKTRILRELSKKQATHQSALSDEYSFSVEFAADIRLIEEENEIYQIRKLEHVINHLPERQKELIYLRFYQNLSFEQIADIMNLGRQSVYNLLHKSLDSLRKNWPVNTIGLFLYFLERI, encoded by the coding sequence ATGAGCAGACGGCTACCTTCAGAAGAAGCACAACAACTTTGGCAGGAATATCGGGCGGGCGATATGTACGCACTGGCCAAAATCATGCAGAGTTATTATGCTGACCTGTTCCACTGGGGAATGCGCCTGCATGGCGATCGTGAATTTGTAAAAGACTGTATTCAGGAGCTGTTCGTCAATCTCTGGAAGATGCAGGCATCGATCAATTCGGTCGGTAATGTCCGCTCTTATCTACTCGTCGTTCTTAAAACCCGTATCCTGCGCGAACTGTCGAAAAAACAGGCGACGCACCAATCAGCACTCTCCGACGAATATTCGTTCTCGGTCGAGTTTGCGGCTGATATACGGCTCATTGAAGAAGAAAATGAAATCTACCAGATCCGAAAACTGGAGCACGTAATCAATCATTTACCAGAACGCCAGAAAGAACTCATTTACCTGCGTTTCTATCAGAATCTCAGCTTCGAACAGATTGCGGACATCATGAATCTTGGCCGTCAATCGGTTTACAATCTGCTTCATAAATCGCTGGATAGCCTCCGGAAAAACTGGCCTGTCAACACGATTGGGCTCTTCCTTTATTTTCTGGAGAGGATCTAA